A window from Thermosipho africanus Ob7 encodes these proteins:
- a CDS encoding glycosyltransferase family 4 protein yields the protein MLYAFVGSFILTLILIPFLRKIAFKFGIVDKPDNKLKNHEKSTPYLGGAAFVFSFLIFTPFSLFRKMYIVVLSLMGLYDDLKSINPWLRLTIEFIIGFLVSTRFLTNPIEITIATIFYAFLINSVNMMDGMDGVCAITSTIAAFGLIWTVTFPNDKYYLISLIGSLLAYLIFNFPPAKIFMGDMGSYTIGAILGVSVISSFSKSLSHTIAALIILSPFFLDTFTSMTRRVLAGKSPFEGDRDHIYDKLQKRLKDKRKTFFTMALISSIFCLLGILYIKYDKLSLFLTGFLMTILTIKLSLLKYDNKETEN from the coding sequence ATGCTCTATGCATTCGTTGGTTCTTTTATTCTGACGCTTATTTTAATCCCTTTTTTGAGAAAAATAGCTTTTAAATTTGGTATAGTAGACAAACCTGATAACAAACTTAAAAACCACGAGAAATCAACTCCTTATTTGGGCGGTGCAGCGTTTGTTTTCTCATTCCTGATTTTTACACCATTTAGCTTATTTAGAAAAATGTATATAGTAGTTCTTAGTTTAATGGGACTTTATGACGATCTAAAATCAATAAACCCTTGGTTAAGATTAACTATAGAATTTATAATAGGATTTCTTGTATCCACAAGATTTTTGACAAATCCTATTGAAATAACTATTGCCACAATTTTTTACGCTTTTTTGATTAACTCTGTAAATATGATGGATGGAATGGATGGAGTTTGTGCAATAACTTCAACCATAGCTGCATTTGGACTTATATGGACTGTCACATTTCCAAATGATAAATATTATCTAATATCACTTATTGGCTCATTACTTGCTTACCTTATATTCAACTTTCCACCAGCAAAAATTTTCATGGGTGATATGGGAAGCTACACTATTGGAGCAATTTTAGGAGTTTCCGTTATTTCATCTTTTTCCAAGAGTTTATCACACACTATAGCAGCTCTAATAATTTTAAGTCCTTTTTTCCTTGACACATTTACAAGTATGACTAGAAGAGTTCTTGCTGGAAAATCACCTTTTGAAGGTGACAGAGACCATATCTATGACAAACTTCAAAAAAGATTAAAAGATAAAAGAAAAACGTTTTTCACAATGGCTTTGATAAGTTCTATTTTTTGCCTTTTAGGTATTTTATACATAAAATACGATAAACTTTCACTTTTTCTTACAGGATTTTTGATGACTATTTTAACAATTAAACTGTCTCTTTTAAAATATGACAACAAAGAGACTGAAAACTAA
- a CDS encoding FmdB family zinc ribbon protein produces MPMYRYVCKSCGHEKVELHSINDNPDITCDVCGSKMERAIGRVGIVFKGSGFYITDSRKSSSTSSTDSSSK; encoded by the coding sequence ATGCCAATGTATAGGTATGTATGTAAGAGTTGTGGTCACGAAAAAGTAGAACTTCATTCTATTAACGATAATCCTGATATCACCTGTGATGTTTGTGGTTCAAAAATGGAAAGAGCAATTGGAAGAGTTGGTATAGTTTTTAAAGGTAGTGGTTTTTATATTACAGATAGTAGAAAATCTTCTTCAACTTCTTCAACTGATAGTTCTTCAAAATAA
- a CDS encoding cold shock domain-containing protein translates to MKGTVKWFDAKKGYGFITKEDGEDIFVHWSAIQTDGFKTLKEGQEVEFDVQDGQKGPQAANVKPL, encoded by the coding sequence ATGAAAGGTACAGTAAAGTGGTTTGATGCAAAAAAAGGTTATGGATTCATTACTAAGGAGGACGGAGAAGATATCTTCGTACACTGGAGTGCAATCCAAACAGATGGTTTCAAAACATTAAAAGAAGGTCAAGAAGTAGAATTTGACGTTCAAGATGGACAAAAAGGTCCACAAGCAGCAAATGTAAAACCTCTTTAA
- the rsmI gene encoding 16S rRNA (cytidine(1402)-2'-O)-methyltransferase: MLYLIGTPIGNLEDITLRALRILREEIDYIFAEDTRRALKLLNFFDIKKPVDSFNEHSSIKKKNKILELLKDNKNVAYISDAGMPVISDPGTELVNICLENNIPWDVIPGPSAPITALSASGFYGNRFLFLGFMPRDKKRRRLLRMIKEENLAEVFVFFESPERLLKTLKDILEIIGDVEIFIARELTKIHQEYFKGAISEALEHFSGGVKGEITVVFKNKLLTKNNNGCIL, encoded by the coding sequence ATGCTGTATTTAATTGGAACACCCATTGGAAATTTGGAAGATATTACATTAAGAGCGCTGAGAATACTTCGCGAAGAGATAGATTATATTTTTGCTGAAGATACAAGAAGAGCTTTAAAGCTCTTAAATTTTTTTGATATAAAAAAGCCTGTAGATTCATTCAATGAACATTCATCGATAAAAAAGAAAAACAAAATTTTAGAATTATTAAAAGATAATAAAAACGTAGCATACATCTCCGACGCTGGAATGCCTGTTATATCTGATCCTGGCACAGAACTAGTAAATATATGCCTTGAAAACAATATTCCCTGGGATGTTATCCCTGGCCCCAGTGCACCTATTACAGCATTAAGTGCTAGTGGATTCTATGGAAATAGATTTTTATTCCTGGGTTTCATGCCTCGTGATAAAAAAAGAAGAAGACTTTTAAGAATGATTAAGGAAGAAAATCTTGCAGAAGTTTTTGTTTTTTTTGAAAGTCCAGAAAGGTTATTAAAAACTCTAAAAGATATTCTTGAAATAATTGGAGATGTTGAAATATTTATTGCAAGAGAACTTACAAAAATACATCAAGAATACTTTAAAGGAGCAATTTCAGAGGCCCTTGAGCACTTTTCAGGTGGTGTAAAAGGAGAAATTACTGTCGTATTTAAAAATAAGTTGTTGACAAAAAATAATAATGGGTGTATACTCTAA
- a CDS encoding lipoate--protein ligase family protein — protein MFYIETWKIPGDLNMAIDYVLGKSQSSYFRLYTWKNPTLSLGKNQSVDVVNTTYLKENGIDCVKRPTGGRAVLHSKELTYSFIIPNTDPLFRLSVLKLYKEISTIIVEALNNIGIPAEIVSHSSRGNTQLCFDAPSWYEIVLNGKKIIGSAQMRTKSFVLQHGSIVLKTTTGIEKCFKDQSKPIIQYGLDLAKEVDIEELKNSLYKSFSKRFQLKRFENVNEIISLAENERMKFKCCI, from the coding sequence ATGTTTTACATAGAGACTTGGAAAATACCTGGAGATTTAAATATGGCAATTGATTATGTTTTGGGAAAAAGCCAAAGCTCTTACTTTAGACTATATACTTGGAAAAATCCTACTTTATCCCTTGGAAAAAATCAATCAGTTGATGTTGTAAATACTACATATTTGAAAGAAAATGGAATCGACTGTGTTAAAAGACCTACAGGTGGAAGAGCTGTTTTACATAGCAAAGAGCTAACATACAGCTTTATTATACCAAATACTGACCCATTGTTTAGACTCTCTGTTTTAAAGCTTTATAAAGAAATTTCAACTATTATTGTTGAGGCATTAAACAATATAGGTATCCCCGCTGAGATTGTTTCTCACTCTAGTAGGGGAAATACTCAGTTGTGTTTTGATGCTCCATCATGGTATGAAATAGTGCTTAATGGAAAAAAGATTATAGGAAGTGCGCAAATGAGAACAAAAAGTTTTGTATTGCAGCACGGCTCAATAGTACTTAAAACAACTACAGGAATTGAAAAATGTTTTAAAGACCAAAGCAAGCCCATAATACAATATGGATTGGATCTTGCAAAAGAAGTTGATATAGAAGAATTAAAGAATTCTCTCTACAAATCGTTTAGTAAAAGATTTCAACTTAAAAGGTTCGAAAATGTTAATGAGATTATTTCCCTAGCTGAAAATGAAAGGATGAAGTTTAAATGCTGTATTTAA
- a CDS encoding DUF4895 domain-containing protein, translated as MVYFGPEKLSYIGKKLENILSSDKEKLLDFLNSYKEKLDVFHKHLILVTVSSDNDFALSAGFNPEGKFFYGISITSPFLKSPSLYKIKEYVNEEFEALYNTIFNKSTISKVQAGIIRFPLQTHFLAVGGEKSLVSKEMFSEEITGKPWLNFAKIIDNEAYEKIMNINGKKIGFLKMSLTDDGIYFFGIINDPHKNLYAEFFRFLKEKYKLPSGKYYPVMEIKDKVIGTFKLELEEIFSEEKWKILEKFIDDFEKFRRFVAQMGG; from the coding sequence ATGGTATATTTCGGCCCCGAAAAGTTAAGTTATATTGGTAAAAAGTTGGAAAATATACTGTCCAGCGATAAAGAAAAACTCTTAGATTTTCTAAATAGCTATAAAGAAAAATTGGATGTTTTTCACAAACATCTAATATTGGTTACGGTTTCAAGCGACAATGATTTTGCATTAAGTGCTGGCTTTAATCCTGAGGGTAAGTTTTTTTACGGTATTTCAATCACAAGCCCCTTTTTAAAATCTCCATCGTTGTACAAAATAAAAGAATATGTCAACGAAGAGTTTGAAGCGTTATACAACACCATTTTTAATAAAAGCACAATTTCTAAGGTTCAAGCTGGAATTATAAGGTTTCCACTTCAAACTCATTTTCTTGCTGTTGGTGGTGAAAAATCATTGGTATCAAAAGAAATGTTTTCAGAAGAAATTACAGGAAAGCCTTGGCTTAATTTTGCAAAAATAATTGACAATGAAGCTTATGAAAAAATTATGAATATAAATGGTAAAAAAATAGGATTTCTAAAAATGTCATTAACTGATGATGGAATATATTTCTTCGGAATCATTAATGATCCACATAAAAATCTATATGCTGAATTTTTCAGATTTTTAAAGGAAAAATATAAACTACCTTCTGGAAAATATTATCCTGTTATGGAAATTAAAGACAAAGTTATTGGAACGTTTAAGCTTGAATTAGAAGAAATTTTTTCCGAAGAAAAGTGGAAAATTTTGGAAAAATTTATAGACGATTTTGAAAAATTTAGGAGGTTCGTTGCTCAAATGGGGGGATAG
- the panD gene encoding aspartate 1-decarboxylase — protein MQEIMLKSKIHMAKVTDKSINYMGSIGIDTELLEKAGMKPYELVLVADVNNGQRFVTYIIPEEKGSKKIVINGAAARLVEQGDRVIIMAFGMYDSNEYKGPKVIIMNEKNEIVEIKQEGV, from the coding sequence ATGCAAGAGATAATGTTAAAATCTAAAATTCATATGGCCAAAGTAACAGACAAAAGCATTAATTACATGGGAAGTATAGGAATTGATACAGAATTATTAGAAAAGGCTGGAATGAAGCCTTATGAGCTAGTTTTAGTTGCCGATGTAAATAATGGTCAAAGATTTGTAACTTACATTATTCCCGAAGAAAAGGGAAGTAAAAAGATAGTGATAAATGGTGCTGCAGCAAGATTGGTAGAACAAGGAGACAGGGTAATTATAATGGCGTTTGGTATGTATGACAGCAATGAATATAAAGGCCCAAAAGTGATTATAATGAATGAAAAAAACGAAATAGTTGAAATTAAGCAAGAGGGAGTTTAA
- a CDS encoding GAF domain-containing sensor histidine kinase yields MIEYSLIYEAVNKLFEKGYPNESLEKLVDSLKKHLKVNELSLAIFEERKNIFRIVAGINAGEKIKANDENFNKQIIPLEFEGRKIGAIIVGENFEKDQIFINEFSKFFALVYDLFLINRRKEKLEKILQLTDIFEKSDSLGELKKNFVGELFKYIPSEFVFLAKKAGEDYFIEYSYPVEPSESLIPGFSDFSIHVFKSEPQILRSANIDFKNFKVKIKSIMSVPLNGIEDGWLIFINKLHGEGYIPEKSYEDFDLELVVASVKRFQLAISRLVYYKKLQNEIDKLNELKKEHERLIEEQKEQLRKMSIVHYISQAMRSSSDPKNVLKILLIGLTSGRTLGFNRALLLLKDFEKNSLIGKAWIGPANEEEVETIWKKANQRAMRYADVVQYLREESLGLDLDGELTKQIKDKIIPYGASRFLERAVLRRKIVHVNKKILDGLEEVDFLVPLLGVDEFVIVPLIGKNDTIGVVILDNKFSKHEIDSVDIEILRLISDSAGLAIENSINYQELKEKTLNLEKQKNLVEYLKEFSDLILQNLSAAVVVLGKDGKITEWNERAEYYFGRTKEQMLEKKLAYLGGEFEDIESMALEVLKLKEEIKLSNYLIPVMGQEKYFDVSFSPLWDSERIILKGVIVTFEDVSERVILEKERKKQEKLAALGEMAARVVHELRNPISVLGGFVKRLEKYANDENKRSKYLKIISDEIVRLESIVSEILEFSRDKKIIEFSEFNLNELISEVYILHEDRIKEKNILFEFKTDQENIEIYADKSRIKQVLINLIQNAIDETPIGGKIIIEVKKLLKTVRVKIWNEGKPISRDILEKLFTPFFTTKVHGTGLGLPICKKIIEDEHNGKIWVEPDENGNGFIFELPLENKED; encoded by the coding sequence ATGATAGAATATTCATTAATATATGAGGCTGTAAATAAATTATTTGAAAAAGGATATCCAAATGAAAGTTTGGAAAAATTAGTTGATTCATTAAAAAAACATCTCAAAGTCAATGAATTAAGTTTAGCAATCTTTGAAGAAAGAAAAAATATTTTCAGGATAGTTGCTGGTATCAATGCTGGGGAAAAAATAAAAGCTAATGATGAAAATTTCAACAAACAAATTATACCTTTAGAATTTGAAGGTAGAAAAATAGGCGCAATAATAGTGGGAGAAAACTTTGAAAAAGATCAAATTTTTATAAACGAATTTTCAAAGTTTTTTGCGTTAGTTTATGATCTTTTCTTAATTAATAGGAGAAAAGAAAAATTAGAGAAGATACTACAACTTACAGACATATTTGAAAAAAGTGATAGTCTAGGAGAGCTCAAAAAAAATTTTGTTGGAGAACTTTTTAAGTACATTCCAAGTGAATTTGTGTTTTTAGCCAAAAAAGCAGGAGAAGATTATTTTATTGAATATTCCTATCCAGTTGAACCTTCGGAAAGCTTAATACCAGGTTTTTCTGATTTTTCAATACATGTGTTTAAAAGTGAACCGCAAATTCTGAGAAGCGCCAATATAGATTTTAAAAATTTTAAAGTAAAAATAAAGTCGATAATGAGTGTTCCTTTAAACGGCATAGAAGATGGATGGTTAATTTTCATAAATAAACTACACGGTGAAGGATACATCCCAGAAAAAAGTTATGAAGATTTTGATCTAGAACTTGTGGTCGCCTCAGTAAAAAGATTCCAACTTGCAATCTCAAGACTTGTGTATTATAAAAAGCTCCAAAATGAAATTGACAAACTAAATGAACTAAAAAAAGAACACGAAAGGTTAATAGAAGAGCAAAAAGAGCAACTGCGAAAAATGAGCATAGTTCACTATATCAGTCAGGCAATGCGAAGTAGTAGTGATCCAAAAAATGTCTTGAAGATATTACTAATAGGTCTTACATCCGGAAGAACCCTTGGTTTTAATCGTGCGCTTTTACTTTTAAAAGATTTTGAAAAAAACTCACTTATCGGTAAAGCATGGATTGGCCCTGCAAATGAAGAGGAAGTAGAAACAATATGGAAAAAAGCAAATCAACGTGCTATGAGATATGCAGATGTGGTTCAATACCTTCGCGAAGAATCATTAGGATTAGATCTTGATGGAGAATTAACTAAGCAAATTAAAGATAAGATTATTCCATATGGCGCTAGTAGATTTCTTGAAAGGGCTGTTCTAAGAAGAAAAATTGTTCATGTTAACAAAAAAATTTTAGACGGATTAGAAGAAGTAGATTTTTTAGTACCGCTTCTTGGAGTAGATGAATTTGTAATTGTACCTTTAATAGGTAAGAATGACACAATCGGGGTTGTAATATTAGATAATAAATTTTCAAAGCATGAAATTGATAGTGTAGATATAGAAATCTTAAGACTTATCTCGGATAGTGCAGGGCTTGCAATTGAAAATTCAATAAATTACCAAGAGTTAAAAGAAAAAACATTGAATCTTGAAAAACAAAAAAACCTTGTAGAGTATTTAAAGGAATTTTCGGATCTTATTTTACAAAATCTTTCAGCGGCAGTTGTTGTCTTAGGAAAAGATGGTAAAATAACCGAATGGAATGAAAGAGCCGAATATTACTTTGGTAGAACGAAAGAACAAATGTTAGAAAAAAAATTAGCCTATTTAGGTGGAGAATTTGAAGATATAGAAAGCATGGCTCTTGAAGTGTTAAAATTAAAAGAAGAGATTAAACTTTCAAATTACCTAATACCAGTAATGGGGCAGGAAAAATACTTTGATGTATCTTTTTCTCCACTATGGGACTCTGAAAGAATAATTCTTAAAGGTGTAATTGTAACTTTTGAAGATGTCTCGGAAAGAGTTATTTTAGAAAAAGAGCGAAAAAAGCAAGAAAAATTAGCTGCCCTTGGTGAAATGGCTGCAAGAGTTGTCCATGAATTAAGAAATCCAATTTCTGTTCTTGGAGGATTTGTAAAGCGACTTGAAAAATACGCAAATGATGAAAATAAAAGATCAAAATATTTAAAAATAATATCCGACGAAATTGTAAGGCTTGAAAGCATTGTCTCAGAAATTCTTGAGTTTAGTAGAGATAAAAAAATTATAGAATTTTCAGAATTCAATTTAAACGAGTTGATTTCTGAAGTCTACATTCTACACGAAGATAGGATTAAGGAAAAAAACATACTCTTTGAATTTAAGACAGACCAGGAAAATATAGAAATTTATGCGGATAAATCTAGAATCAAGCAAGTTTTAATTAACTTAATTCAAAATGCTATTGATGAGACACCTATTGGTGGTAAAATAATAATAGAGGTTAAAAAACTATTAAAAACCGTACGAGTAAAAATATGGAATGAAGGAAAACCTATATCAAGAGACATTCTTGAAAAATTATTTACCCCATTTTTTACTACAAAGGTACACGGTACAGGTTTAGGTTTACCGATCTGTAAGAAAATAATTGAAGATGAACATAATGGAAAAATTTGGGTTGAACCCGATGAAAACGGGAATGGATTTATATTCGAATTACCTTTAGAAAACAAGGAGGATTAG
- a CDS encoding ribosome hibernation promotion factor has product MDYRVSAKGFDLTNAVKNYIEKRFQKVDRILEDEVHLDIKLEKDATSFIGKAMMHYLGKDLVVTETSDDIYNLIDILSDAFEKKLKREREYARTRNKSNLKGLGEVFTDEMPVEEPKEKISSVKRVNLMITSVEEAIAQMEVMNHEFFVFRNMETDEINMLIKGKDGKFVLYEFQE; this is encoded by the coding sequence ATGGATTACAGAGTATCCGCAAAAGGATTTGATTTAACAAATGCCGTAAAAAATTATATTGAAAAAAGATTTCAAAAGGTTGATAGGATTTTAGAAGACGAAGTACATCTTGATATTAAATTAGAAAAAGATGCTACTAGTTTCATTGGAAAAGCAATGATGCATTATCTTGGCAAAGATCTTGTAGTTACAGAAACTTCCGATGATATTTATAACTTAATTGATATCCTATCAGATGCATTCGAAAAAAAATTAAAAAGGGAAAGAGAATATGCAAGAACTAGAAATAAATCAAATTTGAAGGGGCTCGGTGAGGTCTTTACAGATGAAATGCCTGTAGAAGAGCCTAAAGAAAAGATATCATCAGTTAAAAGAGTAAATCTAATGATAACAAGTGTTGAAGAAGCAATCGCACAAATGGAAGTTATGAATCATGAATTCTTCGTTTTTAGAAATATGGAAACAGATGAAATTAATATGTTAATTAAGGGAAAAGATGGTAAATTTGTTTTATATGAATTTCAGGAATAA
- a CDS encoding DegV family protein, with translation MIAFIADSSFDMPNVKTKYPIFFAPLRVIIDGKEFVDKVNLTVDQFYKMLKDAEDFSTSLPNPKETEELIKKLYDEYDKIYMLSVSSKLSGTFNMFQMVSQNFKDKVKVLDLKTASIESYAIFRKLVEYVEKDIELTQDIVDKIRKNLKMYFAVMDLKYLEKGGRIGKAKALLGKMLKIKPILSVDETGAVESIAMERKLSSLVNKLIELGESFLKEHKISDPYFLAAYGSKEYKKYIDRLVQHFNIKDITQISAAVGIHTGPEVFGFVVSS, from the coding sequence ATGATTGCATTTATAGCTGATTCTTCCTTTGATATGCCAAATGTTAAGACAAAATACCCAATATTCTTTGCACCACTAAGGGTTATAATTGATGGTAAAGAGTTTGTAGACAAAGTTAATTTAACAGTTGATCAATTTTACAAGATGCTTAAAGATGCAGAGGATTTTTCAACTTCTTTGCCTAACCCTAAAGAAACTGAAGAATTAATTAAAAAGTTGTACGATGAATATGACAAAATATACATGCTTTCAGTATCAAGTAAATTAAGTGGAACATTTAATATGTTCCAAATGGTAAGTCAGAATTTTAAAGATAAAGTAAAGGTCTTAGACCTAAAAACCGCAAGTATAGAATCATACGCAATTTTTAGAAAACTCGTTGAATACGTAGAAAAAGATATAGAACTCACACAAGATATAGTTGATAAGATAAGAAAAAATTTAAAAATGTACTTCGCCGTTATGGATTTAAAATACCTCGAAAAAGGTGGTCGAATTGGAAAAGCAAAGGCTTTACTTGGAAAGATGTTAAAAATAAAACCAATTTTGAGCGTTGATGAAACAGGTGCCGTAGAATCAATTGCAATGGAGCGAAAGCTTTCTTCGCTTGTAAATAAGCTAATTGAGCTTGGCGAAAGTTTCTTAAAAGAACATAAAATAAGTGATCCGTACTTTTTAGCAGCCTATGGTAGTAAAGAATACAAGAAATATATAGATAGACTAGTGCAACATTTCAATATAAAGGATATTACTCAAATAAGTGCAGCAGTCGGAATCCATACAGGTCCAGAAGTTTTTGGATTTGTTGTCAGCAGTTAA
- a CDS encoding F0F1 ATP synthase subunit epsilon, protein MKLKIYSPNGLMFEKDVTVVTVRTVEGEMGLLERRAPIIAKLKVDKVVAKDNTQTYEYVIDDGFLHCDGENVIIVTEDIKKEIDPHKYLGG, encoded by the coding sequence TTGAAGTTAAAGATTTATTCTCCAAACGGTTTAATGTTTGAAAAGGATGTAACCGTGGTAACTGTTAGAACTGTTGAAGGAGAAATGGGACTACTTGAAAGGCGTGCACCAATAATTGCTAAACTAAAAGTTGACAAGGTTGTTGCAAAAGATAACACACAAACATACGAATATGTTATTGACGACGGTTTTTTACATTGTGATGGCGAAAATGTTATAATAGTAACTGAGGATATAAAAAAAGAAATAGATCCACACAAGTATTTGGGAGGATAG
- the atpD gene encoding F0F1 ATP synthase subunit beta, which yields MSKKSKGKILRVIGPVVDVQFEEGDLPDIYDALVVINPQTGKKLVLEVEQLIGDNAVRTVALDTTDGLMRGLEVENTGEPIKVPVGKGALGRMFNVIGEPIDGKEDEIKDVEYWPIHKAPPSITEQSTSVEILETGIKVIDLLAPFPKGGKIGFFGGAGVGKTVLVMELIRNIAIEHHGFSMFAGVGERTREGNELYLDMQEAEVLDNTVLVFGQMNEPPGARFRVALTALTMAEYFRDVEGRDVLLFIDNIFRFVQAGSEVSALLGRMPSAVGYQPTLATDMGELQERITSTKKGSITSVQAIYVPADDITDPAPATTFTHLDATVVLSRRRAALGLYPAVDPLDSTSKMLDPNIIGQEHYEVARGVQEILQRYKDLQDIIAILGMEELSEEDKLIVQRARKIERFLSQPVHVAEKFSNIPGKYVPINETIRGFKEILEGKYDDLPEMAFYMVGTIDEAVEKAKQLQKK from the coding sequence GTGTCAAAAAAGTCTAAAGGAAAGATCCTAAGAGTAATTGGTCCAGTTGTTGACGTGCAATTTGAAGAAGGAGATTTACCTGATATATACGATGCTCTTGTTGTCATAAATCCACAAACAGGAAAAAAATTAGTTCTTGAAGTTGAACAACTAATTGGTGATAACGCTGTTAGAACTGTTGCACTTGATACAACAGATGGTTTAATGAGAGGTTTAGAAGTTGAAAACACGGGAGAACCAATTAAAGTTCCTGTTGGAAAAGGTGCTCTTGGTAGAATGTTTAATGTTATTGGAGAACCTATAGATGGTAAAGAAGATGAAATCAAAGACGTTGAATATTGGCCAATCCACAAAGCTCCACCTTCAATTACTGAACAATCAACATCAGTTGAAATTTTGGAAACTGGTATAAAAGTTATTGACCTTCTTGCTCCATTCCCAAAAGGTGGAAAAATAGGATTTTTCGGTGGTGCTGGTGTTGGAAAAACAGTGTTGGTTATGGAGCTTATTAGAAATATAGCAATTGAGCACCACGGATTTTCTATGTTTGCAGGAGTTGGTGAAAGAACTAGGGAAGGAAATGAATTGTATCTTGATATGCAAGAAGCAGAAGTTTTAGACAACACAGTTCTTGTTTTCGGGCAAATGAATGAGCCACCAGGAGCAAGGTTTAGAGTAGCACTAACTGCATTAACAATGGCTGAATATTTTAGAGATGTAGAAGGAAGAGATGTATTGTTATTTATTGACAATATATTCAGATTCGTTCAAGCAGGTAGTGAGGTGTCTGCATTACTTGGAAGAATGCCATCTGCTGTTGGTTACCAACCAACATTAGCAACCGATATGGGTGAATTACAGGAGAGAATTACTTCCACCAAAAAAGGGTCTATTACTTCAGTTCAAGCTATTTATGTTCCTGCAGACGATATTACTGACCCTGCACCAGCAACTACATTCACTCACCTTGATGCAACGGTTGTTTTGTCAAGAAGAAGAGCTGCACTTGGTCTATATCCTGCGGTTGATCCTCTTGATTCAACATCAAAAATGCTTGATCCTAACATTATTGGTCAGGAACACTATGAAGTAGCAAGAGGTGTCCAAGAAATATTGCAGAGATATAAAGATCTCCAAGATATTATTGCTATTCTTGGTATGGAAGAACTTTCTGAAGAAGACAAATTAATAGTTCAAAGAGCTAGAAAAATAGAAAGATTCTTAAGTCAACCAGTCCACGTTGCTGAAAAGTTCAGTAACATCCCCGGAAAATATGTACCTATAAATGAAACAATTAGAGGATTTAAAGAAATATTAGAAGGAAAATATGATGATTTACCAGAAATGGCCTTCTATATGGTTGGAACAATTGATGAAGCTGTTGAAAAAGCAAAACAATTACAGAAAAAATAA
- the atpG gene encoding ATP synthase F1 subunit gamma, whose translation MSRGKLLSIKKRVQSTESLKKITKAMEMVATARVKKVEKNLKGVREFLNETKRILENIEFVGNHPFITGEGKKALVVISTDMGLCGAFPTEIGRAALNFVEKEGIDYVYAIGNKTIPFFKKHKSTRRIYERIYDVPTFDFAKTLTNDLVNDGVGKIFVVYGKFKNRLMQKPEIVQLTPIEIEKTKSSRYEYEPELENLVDSALVFYVATSIYSYAYETKVSELYSRQNAMRNATENADEVIRELTLEFNKERQASITQELIEIVSGAQALQEE comes from the coding sequence ATGAGTAGAGGAAAGCTACTTTCAATTAAAAAGAGAGTTCAATCAACCGAATCACTAAAGAAAATCACCAAGGCAATGGAAATGGTTGCTACTGCCAGAGTAAAAAAAGTAGAAAAAAACTTGAAAGGCGTTAGAGAATTTTTAAATGAAACAAAACGAATTCTTGAAAATATAGAATTTGTAGGTAATCACCCATTTATAACCGGAGAAGGAAAAAAAGCTCTAGTTGTTATCTCGACCGATATGGGTTTGTGTGGTGCTTTTCCAACTGAAATAGGAAGAGCTGCATTGAATTTTGTTGAAAAAGAAGGTATTGATTACGTTTATGCGATAGGAAATAAAACAATTCCATTCTTTAAAAAGCACAAAAGTACCAGGAGAATTTATGAAAGAATTTATGATGTTCCTACATTTGATTTTGCCAAAACATTAACAAATGATTTAGTAAATGACGGGGTTGGTAAAATTTTTGTTGTATATGGAAAATTTAAAAATAGGCTTATGCAAAAACCTGAAATTGTACAACTTACCCCAATTGAAATTGAAAAGACCAAATCTTCAAGATATGAATACGAACCTGAATTAGAAAATTTAGTAGATTCAGCTTTGGTATTCTATGTAGCAACTAGTATATACTCTTACGCATACGAAACAAAAGTTAGTGAATTATACTCAAGACAAAATGCTATGAGAAATGCTACAGAAAACGCTGATGAAGTGATTAGAGAACTTACTCTTGAATTCAATAAAGAAAGACAAGCTTCAATAACCCAGGAGCTAATTGAAATAGTTTCTGGCGCTCAAGCACTGCAAGAGGAATAA